A single window of Pieris rapae chromosome 4, ilPieRapa1.1, whole genome shotgun sequence DNA harbors:
- the LOC110997170 gene encoding E3 ubiquitin-protein ligase MARCHF2-like isoform X1, with product MRKFVNLNCLLESNEPPIYPIDAIQNLRQVVFAPLSQYRPIIGEALQRTNFKYHRSCSLSSLIRECEASEGQTLLIFWGSRRSDSRVTINMSASSCSSLQVPPSVHSHSNQPEREMRSTAQQTDISCRLPPAVASPVNVMDLQEQQLLRERLAGSLTYSSPASSLLQPHPRSMSILGSVCALLLKKQGSSGKEAISASGSVHSEHICRICFGGESAERLVRPCCCRGTIAAVHRSCLERWLLQAATSYCELCRHHYVVTRSHKWSWARSVWEWGVSGRGRALAADVWRGVALGAASVLGTARALHACDAALQAGARRGGGAALAANLFSSVLIGIIVYGVAGALNGLLTTWMLLKIQEHQASWRAWRDSTLHVHVSLGEPSVAPSDSSLATVVGTADRATNVADPFMVNSPFPLSEL from the exons ttattagaGTCAAATGAACCGCCCATTTACCCTATCGATGCCATCCAGAATTTAAGGCAAGTAGTCTTCGCACCACTATCACAATACAGACCAATCATTGGAGAAGCATTGCAAAGGACAAATTTTAAGTATCACAGGAGCTGCAGCCTTTCTAGTTTAATTCGG GAATGTGAAGCTTCAGAGGGCCAGACATTGCTCATATTTTGGGGCAGTCGGAGGTCAGATAGCAGAGTCACTATCAATATGTCTGCATCAAGCTGCTCGTCCTTGCAGGTACCG CCGAGTGTGCACAGTCATAGTAATCAGCCCGAAAGAGAAATGCGGTCCACGGCACAGCAGACTGATATTAGCTGCAGATTGCCACCCGCTGTTGCTTCTCccg TTAACGTTATGGATTTACAAGAACAACAACTGTTGCGCGAACGACTCGCCGGATCGCTGACGTACTCATCTCCCGCTTCCTCGCTGCTGCAGCCCCACCCGCGCTCTATGTCCATCCTGGGATCAGTTTGTGCTTTGCTACTAAAAAAGCAG GGTTCGAGCGGCAAGGAAGCGATAAGCGCGTCCGGCAGCGTGCATTCGGAGCACATCTGCCGCATCTGTTTCGGAGGCGAGTCGGCCGAGCGCCTGGTGCGGCCGTGCTGCTGCCGCGGAACCATCGCCGCCGTTCACCGCTCCTGCCTCGAGCGTTGGTTGTTGCAGGCGGCCACCTCTTATTGCGAGCTGTGCCGTCACCACTACGTCGTCACCCGAAGTCACAA GTGGTCATGGGCCCGGTCGGTGTGGGAGTGGGGTGTGTCAGGTCGCGGACGCGCCCTGGCGGCGGACGTGTGGCGTGGCGTAGCGCTGGGCGCGGCTTCCGTTCTGGGCACGGCGCGCGCGTTGCACGCTTGTGACGCCGCGCTGCAGGCCGGAGCCAGACGGGGCGGCGGCGCCGCACTAGCCGCCAACCTCTTCTCCTCGGTGCTCATCGGCATCATTG TGTACGGTGTGGCAGGCGCGCTGAACGGCTTGCTGACGACATGGATGCTGCTGAAGATCCAGGAACACCAGGCCTCGTGGCGCGCGTGGCGCGACAGTACCCTTCACGTGCACGTCTCCCTGGGTGAGCCGTCGGTGGCGCCCAGCGATAGCTCACTGGCCACCGTGGTGGGCACGGCCGACCGCGCTACCAACGTCGCGGACCCTTTCATGGTCAATTCGCCCTTCCCTCTATCCGAGCTCTGA
- the LOC110997170 gene encoding E3 ubiquitin-protein ligase MARCHF2-like isoform X2 has product MRKFVNLNCLLESNEPPIYPIDAIQNLRQVVFAPLSQYRPIIGEALQRTNFKYHRSCSLSSLIRECEASEGQTLLIFWGSRRSDSRVTINMSASSCSSLQPSVHSHSNQPEREMRSTAQQTDISCRLPPAVASPVNVMDLQEQQLLRERLAGSLTYSSPASSLLQPHPRSMSILGSVCALLLKKQGSSGKEAISASGSVHSEHICRICFGGESAERLVRPCCCRGTIAAVHRSCLERWLLQAATSYCELCRHHYVVTRSHKWSWARSVWEWGVSGRGRALAADVWRGVALGAASVLGTARALHACDAALQAGARRGGGAALAANLFSSVLIGIIVYGVAGALNGLLTTWMLLKIQEHQASWRAWRDSTLHVHVSLGEPSVAPSDSSLATVVGTADRATNVADPFMVNSPFPLSEL; this is encoded by the exons ttattagaGTCAAATGAACCGCCCATTTACCCTATCGATGCCATCCAGAATTTAAGGCAAGTAGTCTTCGCACCACTATCACAATACAGACCAATCATTGGAGAAGCATTGCAAAGGACAAATTTTAAGTATCACAGGAGCTGCAGCCTTTCTAGTTTAATTCGG GAATGTGAAGCTTCAGAGGGCCAGACATTGCTCATATTTTGGGGCAGTCGGAGGTCAGATAGCAGAGTCACTATCAATATGTCTGCATCAAGCTGCTCGTCCTTGCAG CCGAGTGTGCACAGTCATAGTAATCAGCCCGAAAGAGAAATGCGGTCCACGGCACAGCAGACTGATATTAGCTGCAGATTGCCACCCGCTGTTGCTTCTCccg TTAACGTTATGGATTTACAAGAACAACAACTGTTGCGCGAACGACTCGCCGGATCGCTGACGTACTCATCTCCCGCTTCCTCGCTGCTGCAGCCCCACCCGCGCTCTATGTCCATCCTGGGATCAGTTTGTGCTTTGCTACTAAAAAAGCAG GGTTCGAGCGGCAAGGAAGCGATAAGCGCGTCCGGCAGCGTGCATTCGGAGCACATCTGCCGCATCTGTTTCGGAGGCGAGTCGGCCGAGCGCCTGGTGCGGCCGTGCTGCTGCCGCGGAACCATCGCCGCCGTTCACCGCTCCTGCCTCGAGCGTTGGTTGTTGCAGGCGGCCACCTCTTATTGCGAGCTGTGCCGTCACCACTACGTCGTCACCCGAAGTCACAA GTGGTCATGGGCCCGGTCGGTGTGGGAGTGGGGTGTGTCAGGTCGCGGACGCGCCCTGGCGGCGGACGTGTGGCGTGGCGTAGCGCTGGGCGCGGCTTCCGTTCTGGGCACGGCGCGCGCGTTGCACGCTTGTGACGCCGCGCTGCAGGCCGGAGCCAGACGGGGCGGCGGCGCCGCACTAGCCGCCAACCTCTTCTCCTCGGTGCTCATCGGCATCATTG TGTACGGTGTGGCAGGCGCGCTGAACGGCTTGCTGACGACATGGATGCTGCTGAAGATCCAGGAACACCAGGCCTCGTGGCGCGCGTGGCGCGACAGTACCCTTCACGTGCACGTCTCCCTGGGTGAGCCGTCGGTGGCGCCCAGCGATAGCTCACTGGCCACCGTGGTGGGCACGGCCGACCGCGCTACCAACGTCGCGGACCCTTTCATGGTCAATTCGCCCTTCCCTCTATCCGAGCTCTGA
- the LOC110997170 gene encoding E3 ubiquitin-protein ligase MARCHF2-like isoform X3, producing the protein MRKFVNLNCLLESNEPPIYPIDAIQNLRQVVFAPLSQYRPIIGEALQRTNFKYHRSCSLSSLIRECEASEGQTLLIFWGSRRSDSRVTINMSASSCSSLQVPPSVHSHSNQPEREMRSTAQQTDISCRLPPAVASPVNVMDLQEQQLLRERLAGSLTYSSPASSLLQPHPRSMSILGSVCALLLKKQGSSGKEAISASGSVHSEHICRICFGGESAERLVRPCCCRGTIAAVHRSCLERWLLQAATSYCELCRHHYVVTRSHKWSWARSVWEWGVSGRGRALAADVWRGVALGAASVLGTARALHACDAALQAGARRGGGAALAANLFSSVLIGIIGALNGLLTTWMLLKIQEHQASWRAWRDSTLHVHVSLGEPSVAPSDSSLATVVGTADRATNVADPFMVNSPFPLSEL; encoded by the exons ttattagaGTCAAATGAACCGCCCATTTACCCTATCGATGCCATCCAGAATTTAAGGCAAGTAGTCTTCGCACCACTATCACAATACAGACCAATCATTGGAGAAGCATTGCAAAGGACAAATTTTAAGTATCACAGGAGCTGCAGCCTTTCTAGTTTAATTCGG GAATGTGAAGCTTCAGAGGGCCAGACATTGCTCATATTTTGGGGCAGTCGGAGGTCAGATAGCAGAGTCACTATCAATATGTCTGCATCAAGCTGCTCGTCCTTGCAGGTACCG CCGAGTGTGCACAGTCATAGTAATCAGCCCGAAAGAGAAATGCGGTCCACGGCACAGCAGACTGATATTAGCTGCAGATTGCCACCCGCTGTTGCTTCTCccg TTAACGTTATGGATTTACAAGAACAACAACTGTTGCGCGAACGACTCGCCGGATCGCTGACGTACTCATCTCCCGCTTCCTCGCTGCTGCAGCCCCACCCGCGCTCTATGTCCATCCTGGGATCAGTTTGTGCTTTGCTACTAAAAAAGCAG GGTTCGAGCGGCAAGGAAGCGATAAGCGCGTCCGGCAGCGTGCATTCGGAGCACATCTGCCGCATCTGTTTCGGAGGCGAGTCGGCCGAGCGCCTGGTGCGGCCGTGCTGCTGCCGCGGAACCATCGCCGCCGTTCACCGCTCCTGCCTCGAGCGTTGGTTGTTGCAGGCGGCCACCTCTTATTGCGAGCTGTGCCGTCACCACTACGTCGTCACCCGAAGTCACAA GTGGTCATGGGCCCGGTCGGTGTGGGAGTGGGGTGTGTCAGGTCGCGGACGCGCCCTGGCGGCGGACGTGTGGCGTGGCGTAGCGCTGGGCGCGGCTTCCGTTCTGGGCACGGCGCGCGCGTTGCACGCTTGTGACGCCGCGCTGCAGGCCGGAGCCAGACGGGGCGGCGGCGCCGCACTAGCCGCCAACCTCTTCTCCTCGGTGCTCATCGGCATCATTG GCGCGCTGAACGGCTTGCTGACGACATGGATGCTGCTGAAGATCCAGGAACACCAGGCCTCGTGGCGCGCGTGGCGCGACAGTACCCTTCACGTGCACGTCTCCCTGGGTGAGCCGTCGGTGGCGCCCAGCGATAGCTCACTGGCCACCGTGGTGGGCACGGCCGACCGCGCTACCAACGTCGCGGACCCTTTCATGGTCAATTCGCCCTTCCCTCTATCCGAGCTCTGA